From Mycolicibacterium cosmeticum, a single genomic window includes:
- a CDS encoding phosphatidylinositol mannoside acyltransferase gives MSTPSAGLPKVRGLRVPLGGELTDLGYAAGWRVVRAMPEFAARNMFEAGARYAARGGGPEQLRKNLARILGVRPAEVPGSLIRASLASYARYWREAFRLPSMDHRVLAARLQELVEGDGHVADALAAGRGAVLALPHSGNWDMAGVWLTNTYGRFATVAERLKPESLYQRFVDYRESLGFEVLPLNGGARPPGEVLADRLRGNGLVCLMADRDLTRSGIEVEFFGEATRLPAGPARLALETGAALLPTHCWFSGDGWGTRIHAPLDTSSGDVTVITQALAYHFAANIAQYPADWHMLQPQWLADLSDERRARLEGR, from the coding sequence GTGAGCACACCGTCGGCCGGGCTGCCCAAGGTGCGTGGACTGCGGGTACCGCTGGGTGGTGAGCTCACCGACCTCGGGTACGCGGCGGGCTGGCGCGTCGTGCGGGCCATGCCGGAATTCGCCGCCCGCAACATGTTCGAGGCCGGTGCGCGGTACGCGGCCCGTGGTGGCGGACCCGAGCAATTGCGCAAGAACCTGGCCCGGATCCTGGGGGTGCGGCCCGCCGAGGTGCCCGGCAGCCTGATCCGGGCGTCGCTGGCGTCCTACGCCCGGTACTGGCGGGAGGCGTTCCGGCTGCCGTCGATGGACCACCGGGTGCTCGCCGCCCGGCTGCAGGAACTGGTCGAGGGCGACGGGCATGTCGCCGACGCCCTGGCGGCCGGCCGAGGCGCCGTGCTGGCCCTGCCGCACAGCGGAAACTGGGACATGGCCGGCGTGTGGCTGACCAACACGTACGGCCGGTTCGCCACCGTCGCCGAAAGACTGAAGCCGGAGTCGCTGTACCAGCGGTTCGTCGACTACCGGGAGAGCCTGGGTTTCGAGGTGCTGCCGCTCAACGGTGGGGCCCGCCCGCCCGGCGAGGTGCTCGCCGACCGGCTGCGCGGCAACGGGCTGGTGTGCCTGATGGCCGACCGTGACCTGACGCGCTCGGGTATCGAGGTGGAGTTCTTCGGTGAGGCCACCCGGTTGCCCGCCGGCCCGGCCCGGCTGGCGCTGGAGACCGGTGCGGCGCTGCTACCGACGCACTGCTGGTTCTCCGGTGACGGCTGGGGCACCCGCATCCACGCACCCCTGGACACGTCCTCGGGCGACGTCACCGTGATCACCCAGGCGCTGGCCTACCACTTCGCGGCGAATATCGCGCAGTACCCGGCCGATTGGCACATGCTGCAGCCGCAGTGGCTGGCCGACCTCTCCGACGAGCGCCGTGCCCGGCTCGAAGGCCGGTAG
- a CDS encoding HIT family protein yields the protein MTEGERIVDTGVGDPDHLQRLWTPHRMSYIAESPMKKGAGSALSSEPFTDIPQMADEDGLMVARGELVYAVLNLYPYNPGHLMVVPYRRVSELEDLTPEESAELMAFTQKAIRVIKAVSRPHGFNVGLNLGTSAGGSLAEHLHMHVVPRWGGDANFITIIGGSKVIPQLLRDTRELLATEWANQSPVTGQSGK from the coding sequence ATGACCGAAGGGGAGCGGATCGTGGACACCGGTGTCGGCGATCCCGACCATCTGCAGCGGCTGTGGACCCCGCACCGGATGAGCTATATCGCCGAGTCGCCGATGAAGAAGGGCGCCGGGTCGGCGCTGTCATCGGAACCGTTCACCGACATCCCGCAGATGGCCGACGAGGACGGCCTGATGGTCGCCCGCGGTGAGCTGGTGTACGCGGTGCTCAACCTGTACCCGTACAACCCGGGCCATCTCATGGTGGTGCCCTACCGGCGGGTGTCCGAACTGGAGGACCTCACCCCCGAGGAGAGCGCCGAGCTGATGGCGTTCACCCAGAAGGCGATTCGCGTCATCAAGGCGGTGTCGCGGCCGCACGGCTTCAACGTCGGCCTGAACCTCGGTACGTCGGCCGGCGGGTCGCTGGCCGAGCACCTGCACATGCACGTGGTGCCGCGCTGGGGCGGTGACGCCAACTTCATCACCATCATCGGTGGCTCGAAGGTGATCCCGCAGCTGCTGCGCGACACGCGCGAACTGCTGGCCACCGAGTGGGCGAATCAGAGCCCAGTGACGGGGCAGTCCGGCAAATGA
- the thrS gene encoding threonine--tRNA ligase encodes MSAAASPAPAAPIRVAAGTTAGAAVRAAGLPERGAPDAIVVVRDADGRLRDLSWAPDADVEVVPVAADTEDGRSVIRHSAAHVLAQAVQELFPEAKLGIGPPITDGFYYDFDVAEPFTPEDLAKLEKRMAKIVKDGQLFSRRVYESKEQARQELADEPYKLELVDDKSGDPDVMEVGGDELTAYDNLNARTKERIWGDLCRGPHIPTTKYIPAFKLTRSSAAYWRGDQNNASLQRVYGTAWESQEALDRHLELIEEAQRRDHRKLGVELDLFSFPDELGSGLPVFHPKGGIIRKELEDYSRRKHEQAGYQFVNTPHITKEHLYITSGHLEWYADGMFPPMQIDAEYNPDGSVRKPGQDYYLKPMNCPMHHLIYRSRGRSYRELPLRLFEFGSVYRYEKSGVVHGLTRVRGMTQDDAHIYTTREQMRDELASLLQFVLDLLSDYGLDDFYLELSTRDPAKSVGSDELWEEATATLREVAEGSGLALVPDPGGAAFYGPKISVQVKDALGRHWQMSTIQLDFNMPDRFELEYTAADGSRQRPVLIHRALFGSIERFFGVLTEHYAGAFPAWLAPVQVVGVPVADKHVPYLEEIAAELKSLGIRVEVDASDDRMAKKIVNHTNQKVPFMLLAGDTDIESRAVSFRFGDRSQVNGVPREAAVAAIADWVARRENATPNADLFKVDA; translated from the coding sequence ATGAGCGCCGCCGCCAGCCCCGCCCCCGCAGCCCCGATCCGGGTCGCTGCCGGGACCACCGCTGGTGCGGCCGTCCGCGCTGCCGGCCTTCCCGAACGCGGCGCGCCGGACGCCATCGTGGTGGTGCGGGACGCCGACGGCCGGCTGCGTGACCTGTCCTGGGCGCCCGACGCCGATGTCGAGGTGGTCCCGGTGGCCGCCGACACCGAGGACGGCCGCAGCGTCATCCGGCACTCGGCGGCGCATGTGCTGGCCCAGGCCGTGCAGGAGCTGTTCCCGGAGGCCAAGCTGGGCATCGGTCCGCCGATCACCGACGGCTTCTACTACGACTTCGATGTCGCCGAGCCGTTCACGCCGGAGGACCTGGCCAAGCTGGAGAAGCGGATGGCCAAGATCGTCAAGGACGGTCAGCTGTTCTCCCGGCGTGTCTACGAATCCAAGGAGCAGGCCCGCCAGGAACTGGCCGACGAGCCCTACAAGCTGGAGCTCGTCGACGACAAGTCCGGCGACCCCGACGTCATGGAGGTCGGGGGCGACGAGCTGACCGCCTACGACAACCTCAACGCCCGCACCAAGGAACGCATCTGGGGTGACCTGTGCCGCGGACCGCACATCCCCACCACGAAGTACATCCCGGCGTTCAAGCTGACCCGCAGCAGCGCGGCGTACTGGCGCGGCGACCAGAACAACGCCAGCCTGCAGCGCGTGTACGGCACCGCGTGGGAATCGCAGGAGGCGCTGGACCGGCATCTGGAACTCATAGAAGAGGCGCAGCGTCGTGACCACCGCAAGCTCGGGGTGGAGCTCGACCTGTTCAGCTTCCCCGACGAGCTCGGCTCCGGCCTGCCCGTCTTCCATCCCAAGGGCGGCATCATCCGCAAGGAGCTGGAGGACTACTCGCGGCGCAAGCACGAGCAGGCCGGCTATCAGTTCGTCAACACGCCGCACATCACCAAGGAGCACCTGTACATCACGTCGGGCCACCTGGAGTGGTACGCCGACGGCATGTTCCCGCCGATGCAGATCGACGCGGAGTACAACCCGGATGGCAGTGTGCGCAAGCCCGGCCAGGACTACTACCTGAAGCCGATGAACTGCCCGATGCACCACCTGATCTACCGGTCCCGTGGCCGGTCCTACCGCGAATTGCCCTTGCGGCTCTTCGAATTCGGGTCGGTGTACCGGTATGAGAAGTCCGGCGTCGTGCACGGCCTGACCCGGGTGCGCGGCATGACGCAAGACGATGCGCACATCTACACCACCCGCGAGCAGATGCGCGACGAGCTGGCCTCGCTGCTGCAGTTCGTGCTGGACCTGCTCTCGGACTACGGACTGGACGACTTCTACCTGGAGCTGTCCACCCGGGATCCGGCGAAGTCGGTCGGATCCGACGAGCTGTGGGAGGAAGCCACCGCGACGCTGCGCGAAGTGGCCGAGGGGTCCGGGCTGGCGTTGGTGCCGGACCCGGGCGGCGCGGCGTTCTACGGACCCAAGATTTCCGTGCAGGTCAAGGACGCGTTGGGCCGGCACTGGCAGATGTCGACCATCCAGCTGGACTTCAACATGCCCGACCGGTTCGAGCTGGAGTACACCGCCGCCGACGGCAGCCGGCAACGGCCGGTGCTGATCCACCGCGCGCTGTTCGGGTCGATCGAGCGGTTCTTCGGCGTGCTCACCGAGCATTACGCGGGGGCGTTCCCGGCCTGGCTGGCGCCGGTGCAGGTGGTCGGGGTGCCGGTCGCCGACAAGCACGTGCCGTATCTGGAAGAGATTGCCGCCGAACTGAAGTCGCTCGGCATCCGGGTCGAGGTGGATGCCAGCGACGACCGGATGGCCAAGAAGATCGTGAACCACACCAACCAGAAGGTGCCGTTCATGCTGCTCGCGGGAGACACCGACATCGAGTCGCGGGCCGTTTCCTTCCGGTTCGGGGACCGCAGCCAGGTCAACGGCGTGCCCCGGGAGGCGGCCGTGGCGGCCATCGCCGACTGGGTCGCCCGTCGGGAGAATGCGACGCCCAACGCCGACCTGTTCAAGGTGGACGCGTGA
- a CDS encoding NUDIX hydrolase, protein MLVLTIVLAVLIGAAILLTGSWAYLTANRLDRLHVRYDLSWQALDAALARRAVVARAVAVDAFGQAPEGKRLAALADAAERAPRAAREAAENELSAALGTVAPSALPVALVAELADAEARVLLARRFHNDAVRDTLALRERPMVRLLHLGGTAALPSYFEIAERAGPAARDTGSVSTRVSARVVLLDEDGHVLLFRGSDPARDGEDARLWWFTIGGAVEPGEELADAAARELFEETGLRVPAADLVGPVWRRDAIIDFNGAVVRSEELYFVHRTGRFEPVATGHTALERRYIHGHRWCDATMIDELVAKGESVYPLQLGEFLAQAGELADVRGAGPGTQPQQIR, encoded by the coding sequence GTGCTGGTCCTGACGATCGTGCTGGCGGTGCTGATCGGCGCCGCGATCCTGCTCACCGGTTCGTGGGCCTATCTGACCGCCAACCGGCTGGACCGCCTGCACGTGCGGTACGACCTGTCCTGGCAGGCGTTGGATGCCGCGCTGGCCCGGCGGGCGGTGGTGGCGCGGGCGGTGGCCGTCGACGCCTTCGGGCAGGCGCCCGAGGGCAAGCGACTGGCGGCGCTGGCCGACGCCGCCGAACGCGCCCCGCGCGCGGCACGCGAAGCCGCCGAGAACGAACTGTCCGCGGCGCTGGGCACCGTCGCCCCGTCGGCTCTGCCGGTGGCCCTGGTCGCCGAACTGGCCGATGCCGAGGCCCGGGTGCTGCTGGCCCGCCGGTTCCACAACGACGCCGTCCGGGACACCCTGGCGCTGCGCGAACGGCCCATGGTGCGGCTGCTGCACCTCGGCGGCACCGCGGCGCTGCCGAGCTATTTCGAGATCGCCGAACGCGCCGGACCGGCGGCGCGGGACACCGGATCGGTCAGCACGCGGGTTTCGGCGCGGGTGGTGCTGCTCGACGAGGACGGCCACGTGCTGTTGTTCCGCGGATCCGACCCGGCGCGCGACGGCGAGGACGCGCGACTCTGGTGGTTCACCATCGGCGGGGCCGTCGAGCCCGGCGAGGAACTGGCGGACGCGGCGGCCCGCGAACTCTTCGAGGAGACCGGCTTGCGGGTGCCCGCCGCCGACCTGGTCGGACCGGTGTGGCGGCGGGACGCCATCATCGACTTCAACGGCGCGGTGGTCCGCAGCGAGGAGCTGTATTTCGTGCACCGCACCGGCCGGTTCGAACCCGTGGCCACCGGCCACACCGCGCTGGAACGCCGCTACATTCACGGCCACCGTTGGTGCGATGCGACAATGATCGACGAGCTGGTCGCCAAGGGTGAGTCCGTGTATCCGCTGCAGCTCGGCGAGTTCCTGGCACAGGCCGGCGAGCTCGCCGATGTGCGCGGCGCGGGACCCGGAACGCAACCTCAACAGATCCGCTGA
- a CDS encoding (Fe-S)-binding protein: MRIALFATCLADALFPPAAIATVALLERLGHEVVFPTGQTCCGQMHINTGYLDEATAVVRHHVDVFEAAGCDAVVAPSGSCVGSVRHQHAMVARRAGDERLAARAEAVAARTFELSELLVDVLGVDDVGAYYPHRVTYHPTCHSLRMLRVGDKPLRLLRNVRGLTLVELPAADSCCGFGGTFALKNADTSTAMLADKMTNILGTGAEVCSAGDSSCLMHIGGGLSRLRVGVRTVHLAEILAGQGAGS, from the coding sequence ATGCGAATCGCCCTGTTCGCGACCTGTCTGGCGGATGCGCTTTTTCCGCCCGCCGCCATCGCCACCGTCGCCCTGCTGGAAAGACTAGGCCACGAGGTGGTGTTCCCCACCGGTCAAACCTGTTGCGGGCAAATGCATATCAACACCGGCTATCTCGACGAGGCCACCGCGGTGGTGCGCCATCACGTGGACGTGTTCGAGGCGGCGGGTTGTGACGCCGTCGTGGCCCCGTCCGGATCGTGTGTGGGTTCGGTGCGTCACCAGCACGCCATGGTGGCCCGGCGCGCCGGTGACGAACGGCTGGCCGCCCGCGCCGAAGCCGTCGCCGCCCGCACCTTCGAACTCTCGGAACTCCTCGTCGACGTGCTCGGCGTCGACGATGTCGGGGCCTACTACCCGCACCGGGTCACCTACCACCCGACCTGCCACTCGTTGCGCATGCTGCGCGTCGGCGACAAGCCGCTGCGGCTGCTGCGCAACGTCCGCGGGTTGACGCTGGTGGAGTTGCCGGCCGCCGACTCGTGCTGCGGTTTCGGCGGCACCTTCGCCCTGAAGAACGCCGACACCTCGACCGCGATGCTCGCCGACAAGATGACCAACATCCTCGGCACCGGCGCCGAGGTGTGCAGCGCCGGGGACTCGTCGTGTCTCATGCACATCGGGGGCGGGCTGAGCCGGCTGCGCGTCGGCGTGCGCACCGTGCACCTGGCGGAGATCTTGGCCGGCCAAGGCGCGGGCTCGTGA
- a CDS encoding LutB/LldF family L-lactate oxidation iron-sulfur protein: protein MTFLGTPGVVGNLRGDVPFPRAARTALDNAQLRRNIGHATHTIRAKRLAAVSECDDWEELRATGSAVKQDVMARLPELLEQLEHNVTARGGVVHWARDGAEANRIITALIRETGTGEVVKVKSMATQEIGLNEHLEAEGIAAFETDLAELIVQLGHDKPSHILVPAIHRNRAEIREIFTREMPGAGELTDDPRVLAMAARAHLRRKFLTAKVAVSGANFGVAETGTLAVVESEGNGRMCLTLPQTLITVMGIEKIIPTFTDLEVFMQLLPRSSTAERMNPYTSMWTGVHPGDGPQSFHLVLLDNGRTRVLADEVGRAALHCIRCSACLNVCPVYERTGGHAYGSVYPGPIGAILSPQLTGTTGHDDPNASLPYASSLCGACFDACPVRIDIPSILVHLRAQQVDSERGVRGGLPGGQDLAMKAAGWAMSAPGRFALAEKALGAGRLLAGKDHRIAALPWPASKWTASRDIPEPPKETFRQWWERTHGSDS, encoded by the coding sequence GTGACGTTCCTGGGCACCCCCGGCGTCGTCGGGAATCTACGCGGCGACGTGCCGTTCCCCCGGGCCGCGCGCACCGCGCTCGACAATGCCCAGTTGCGCCGCAACATCGGTCACGCCACCCACACCATCCGCGCCAAACGCCTTGCCGCCGTAAGTGAATGCGATGACTGGGAAGAGCTGCGCGCCACCGGAAGCGCCGTCAAGCAGGATGTCATGGCCCGGCTGCCCGAGCTGCTCGAGCAATTGGAGCACAACGTCACCGCCCGCGGCGGGGTGGTGCACTGGGCGCGCGACGGCGCCGAGGCCAACCGCATCATCACCGCGCTGATCCGCGAAACCGGCACCGGCGAGGTGGTGAAGGTCAAGTCGATGGCCACCCAGGAGATCGGGCTCAACGAGCACCTGGAAGCCGAGGGCATCGCGGCGTTCGAGACCGATCTGGCCGAACTGATCGTGCAACTCGGCCATGACAAACCCAGCCACATCCTGGTGCCGGCGATCCACCGCAACCGCGCCGAGATCCGCGAGATCTTCACCCGCGAGATGCCCGGGGCCGGTGAGCTGACCGACGATCCACGGGTGCTGGCGATGGCCGCCCGGGCCCATCTGCGGCGCAAGTTCCTCACCGCGAAGGTCGCCGTCAGCGGCGCGAATTTCGGTGTGGCCGAGACCGGTACACTCGCCGTGGTCGAGTCGGAGGGCAACGGCCGGATGTGTCTGACCCTTCCGCAGACGCTGATCACCGTGATGGGCATCGAGAAGATCATCCCGACGTTCACGGATCTGGAAGTGTTCATGCAACTGCTCCCCCGGTCTTCGACCGCGGAGCGGATGAACCCGTACACCTCGATGTGGACCGGGGTCCATCCCGGCGACGGCCCGCAGAGCTTCCACCTGGTGCTGCTGGACAACGGCCGCACCCGGGTGCTGGCCGACGAGGTGGGACGCGCTGCGCTGCACTGCATCCGGTGCAGCGCCTGCCTCAACGTGTGCCCGGTGTACGAACGCACCGGTGGCCACGCGTACGGGTCGGTGTATCCCGGGCCGATCGGGGCGATCCTGTCCCCGCAACTGACCGGCACCACGGGGCACGACGACCCCAACGCCAGCCTGCCCTATGCGTCGTCGTTGTGCGGGGCGTGTTTCGACGCCTGCCCGGTGCGCATCGACATCCCCTCGATCCTGGTGCATCTGCGGGCCCAGCAGGTGGATTCGGAAAGGGGGGTAAGGGGCGGGCTGCCGGGCGGGCAGGACCTGGCGATGAAGGCCGCGGGTTGGGCGATGTCGGCACCCGGCCGCTTCGCGCTGGCCGAGAAGGCCCTCGGCGCGGGCCGGCTGCTCGCCGGCAAGGATCACCGCATCGCCGCCCTGCCCTGGCCGGCGTCGAAATGGACCGCCAGTCGCGATATCCCCGAACCGCCGAAGGAGACCTTCCGGCAGTGGTGGGAGCGTACCCACGGGAGCGACTCATGA
- a CDS encoding glycosyltransferase family 4 protein, protein MRIGMVCPYSFDVPGGVQAHVLQLAEVFRSQGHVVSVLAPSSPHVQVPDYVVSGGKAVPIPYNGSVARLRFGPATHRTVKKWLSQGDFDVLHLHEPNAPSLSMLALMIAEGPIVATFHTSTTKSLTLSVFQGILRPWHEKIVGRIAVSDLARRWQMEALGSDAVEIPNGVPVATFASAPLLDGYPRPGRCVLFLGRFDEPRKGMDVLLAALPRLAAAFPDIEVLVVGRGDALALTEKAGELAGHLRFLGQVDDATKASALRSADVYCAPNTGGESFGIVLVEAMAAGTAVVASDLDAFRRVLDNGRAGRLVPVDDAGTLADALIAVLGDDTLRAGYVEVAGTVVRRYDWSVVAADIMRVYETVAMSGVRVRVAD, encoded by the coding sequence ATGCGCATCGGGATGGTGTGCCCGTATTCGTTCGACGTCCCCGGGGGCGTGCAGGCCCATGTGCTGCAGCTCGCCGAGGTGTTCCGATCCCAGGGGCACGTGGTCAGCGTGCTGGCGCCGTCCTCGCCGCATGTGCAGGTGCCGGACTATGTGGTGTCGGGCGGCAAGGCCGTGCCCATCCCGTACAACGGGTCGGTGGCCCGGTTGCGGTTCGGCCCGGCCACCCACCGCACCGTCAAGAAATGGCTCAGCCAAGGCGATTTCGACGTGCTGCACCTGCACGAGCCGAATGCGCCGAGCCTGTCGATGCTGGCGCTGATGATCGCCGAGGGCCCGATCGTCGCCACCTTCCACACCTCCACCACGAAGTCGTTGACCCTCAGCGTCTTTCAGGGAATCCTGCGGCCCTGGCACGAGAAGATCGTGGGCCGCATCGCGGTGTCGGATCTGGCGCGGCGCTGGCAGATGGAGGCACTGGGCTCCGACGCCGTCGAGATTCCCAACGGGGTGCCCGTCGCGACGTTCGCCTCGGCACCACTGCTGGACGGCTACCCGCGCCCCGGCCGGTGCGTGTTGTTCCTCGGCCGTTTCGACGAGCCGCGCAAGGGGATGGACGTGCTGCTGGCCGCCCTGCCCCGGCTGGCCGCGGCCTTCCCGGACATCGAGGTCCTGGTGGTGGGCCGCGGTGACGCGTTGGCGCTCACCGAGAAGGCCGGTGAGCTGGCCGGACATCTGCGATTCCTCGGCCAGGTGGATGACGCCACCAAGGCGTCGGCGCTGCGCAGCGCCGACGTGTACTGCGCACCCAACACCGGCGGTGAGAGTTTCGGCATCGTGCTGGTGGAGGCGATGGCGGCCGGCACCGCGGTGGTGGCCAGCGACCTGGATGCCTTCCGGCGCGTGCTCGACAACGGCCGGGCCGGCCGGTTGGTCCCGGTCGACGACGCCGGCACGCTGGCCGATGCGCTGATCGCGGTGCTGGGCGACGACACCCTTCGGGCCGGCTACGTCGAGGTGGCCGGCACCGTCGTGCGTCGCTACGACTGGTCGGTGGTCGCCGCCGACATCATGCGGGTGTACGAGACGGTGGCGATGTCCGGGGTGCGCGTGCGGGTGGCCGACTAG
- the pdxS gene encoding pyridoxal 5'-phosphate synthase lyase subunit PdxS, whose amino-acid sequence MDFGGQERSDREIGAAGNNGNQTGTARVKRGMAEMLKGGVIMDVVTPEQARIAEAAGAVAVMALERVPADIRAQGGVSRMSDPDMIEGIIDAVTIPVMAKARIGHFVEAQILQSLGVDYIDESEVLTPADYANHIDKWRFTVPFVCGATNLGEALRRITEGAAMIRSKGEAGTGDVSNATTHMRTIGAEIRRLTSLSEDELFVAAKDLQAPYDLVVEVARAGKLPVTMFTAGGIATPADAAMMMQLGAEGVFVGSGIFKSGDPAARAAAIVKATTFYDDPDVLAKVSRGLGEAMVGINVDDIPVPHRLAERGW is encoded by the coding sequence ATGGATTTCGGCGGGCAGGAGCGCAGCGACCGGGAAATCGGTGCGGCAGGTAACAACGGTAACCAGACCGGCACCGCCCGGGTGAAGCGCGGCATGGCCGAGATGCTCAAGGGCGGCGTCATCATGGATGTGGTCACCCCGGAGCAGGCCCGGATCGCCGAGGCCGCCGGTGCGGTGGCGGTGATGGCCCTGGAGCGGGTGCCCGCCGATATCCGCGCCCAGGGCGGGGTGTCGCGGATGAGCGATCCGGACATGATCGAGGGCATCATCGACGCGGTCACCATCCCGGTGATGGCCAAGGCCCGCATCGGGCACTTCGTCGAGGCGCAGATCCTGCAGTCGTTGGGTGTGGACTACATCGACGAGTCCGAGGTGCTGACCCCGGCCGACTACGCCAACCACATCGACAAGTGGCGCTTCACCGTGCCGTTCGTCTGTGGCGCCACCAACCTGGGTGAGGCGCTGCGCCGGATCACCGAGGGCGCGGCGATGATCCGGTCCAAGGGGGAGGCCGGCACCGGGGACGTCTCCAATGCCACCACCCACATGCGGACCATCGGCGCCGAGATCCGCCGGCTCACCTCGTTGAGCGAGGACGAGTTGTTCGTGGCGGCCAAGGACCTGCAGGCCCCCTATGACCTGGTGGTCGAGGTGGCCCGGGCCGGCAAGCTGCCGGTCACGATGTTCACCGCCGGTGGCATCGCGACCCCGGCGGACGCGGCGATGATGATGCAGCTGGGCGCCGAGGGCGTGTTCGTGGGCTCGGGCATCTTCAAGTCCGGTGACCCGGCCGCCCGCGCGGCGGCGATCGTCAAGGCCACCACCTTCTACGACGATCCCGATGTGCTGGCCAAGGTCTCCCGCGGCCTCGGTGAGGCGATGGTCGGCATCAACGTCGACGACATCCCGGTCCCGCACAGGCTCGCCGAACGCGGCTGGTAA
- the pgsA gene encoding phosphatidylinositol phosphate synthase: MSDFYLMTRAAYVKLSRPVARAALRAGFTPDSITVLGTAASVLGALTLFPIGQLWYGALVVWFFVLADMLDGAMARERGGGSRFGAVLDATCDRIADGAVFCGLAWWAAFGMHNAQLVVAILICLVTSQVISYIKARAEASGLRGDGGIIERPERLIITLTGAGLSGLFGVPLILEIAMWLLALASVVTVAQRLHAVRTSPGAMDPLTPAPPATEVGEE, translated from the coding sequence ATGAGCGACTTCTACCTGATGACCCGGGCGGCGTACGTGAAGCTGTCCCGACCGGTCGCCAGGGCGGCGCTGCGCGCCGGATTCACCCCCGACAGCATCACGGTGCTGGGCACCGCCGCGTCGGTTCTCGGTGCGCTGACCCTGTTCCCGATCGGCCAGCTCTGGTACGGCGCGCTGGTGGTGTGGTTCTTCGTGCTTGCCGACATGCTCGACGGGGCGATGGCCCGAGAGCGCGGCGGCGGCAGCCGGTTCGGGGCGGTGCTGGACGCCACCTGCGACCGGATCGCCGACGGTGCGGTGTTCTGTGGCCTGGCCTGGTGGGCGGCGTTCGGCATGCACAACGCCCAGCTGGTGGTGGCCATCCTGATCTGCTTGGTGACCTCGCAGGTCATCTCGTATATCAAGGCCCGCGCCGAGGCCAGCGGCCTGCGCGGGGACGGCGGCATCATCGAACGTCCGGAACGGCTCATCATCACCCTGACCGGTGCCGGGTTGAGCGGCCTGTTCGGCGTGCCGCTGATCCTGGAGATCGCCATGTGGCTGCTGGCCCTGGCCAGCGTGGTGACCGTCGCCCAGCGGCTGCATGCGGTGCGGACGTCGCCGGGCGCCATGGACCCGCTGACCCCGGCGCCCCCGGCGACCGAGGTGGGCGAAGAGTGA
- a CDS encoding TIGR02611 family protein: MTESKYSAVKRRWARWRDRLRERPVADFVYRVVVGVVGLLVLAVGIIAIPYPGPGWAIVFLGLAILATEFRAAQVALHWVKQRYDTVMAWFARQHIAVKALSAAFTGLVVVASLWGLGALYWLGDLIGFEPPWLKSPIGIGSD, from the coding sequence GTGACCGAGTCGAAGTATTCGGCGGTCAAGCGGCGCTGGGCGCGCTGGCGCGACCGGCTGCGGGAACGGCCCGTCGCCGATTTCGTGTACCGCGTCGTCGTCGGGGTGGTGGGCCTGCTGGTGCTGGCCGTCGGCATCATCGCCATCCCGTACCCCGGTCCGGGATGGGCGATCGTCTTCCTCGGGTTGGCCATCCTGGCCACCGAATTCCGCGCCGCCCAGGTGGCGCTGCACTGGGTGAAGCAACGGTACGACACGGTGATGGCCTGGTTCGCCCGCCAGCACATCGCCGTGAAAGCCCTGAGTGCGGCCTTCACCGGGCTGGTGGTGGTGGCCAGCCTCTGGGGTCTGGGCGCCCTCTACTGGCTCGGCGATCTGATCGGCTTCGAACCACCCTGGCTGAAGAGCCCGATCGGTATCGGCTCCGACTGA
- a CDS encoding PaaI family thioesterase: MVTPATHPGGGFNPPEPTTKGGPDYGRFVDAVRTLQDHARAADAPDAVITEAADLIEKVSALLAPYEADEWHSPSGRRMDLPNRGNVLSVPVNLVVTEDGRIGGTARFRRFHLGRNGAVHGGALGLLFDSLLGFTTAKLTKSPFQRTAHLGIDYRKIVPIEKELRVDAGIDRIDGRKIFVSGRLLDGDELLTEADALFIRLKPGQP; this comes from the coding sequence GTGGTGACCCCAGCGACGCACCCCGGCGGCGGCTTCAACCCGCCTGAGCCCACCACCAAGGGCGGGCCGGACTACGGCCGGTTCGTCGACGCGGTGCGCACACTGCAGGACCACGCCCGCGCCGCCGACGCGCCCGACGCGGTGATCACCGAGGCCGCGGATCTGATCGAAAAGGTGTCGGCGCTGCTGGCGCCCTACGAGGCCGACGAATGGCATTCCCCGTCCGGCCGGCGGATGGACCTGCCCAATCGCGGCAACGTCTTGTCGGTGCCGGTGAACCTCGTGGTGACCGAGGACGGCCGGATCGGTGGGACGGCCCGGTTCCGGCGCTTCCATCTGGGCCGCAACGGTGCCGTGCACGGAGGTGCGCTGGGACTGCTGTTCGATTCGCTGCTGGGCTTCACCACCGCCAAACTGACCAAGAGCCCGTTCCAGCGCACCGCGCACCTGGGCATCGACTACCGCAAGATCGTCCCGATCGAGAAGGAGCTGCGGGTGGACGCCGGAATCGACCGGATCGACGGGCGCAAGATCTTCGTCAGCGGCCGACTGCTGGACGGTGACGAGTTGCTCACCGAGGCCGACGCGCTGTTCATCCGGCTCAAGCCGGGGCAGCCGTGA